Genomic segment of Caproiciproducens sp. NJN-50:
TGGCGGATCGGAAAATCTCTTTAAAGGAACTGTCCGAAAAAGTGGGAATCGCAAATGTCAATCTGTCCAAAATGAAAACCGGTAAAATCAGCGCGATCCGTTTTTCAACGCTCAACGCGATTTGCAGGGCTTTGGATTGCCAGCCCGGGGAGATCCTGGAGTATCGGCGGGATGACTAGAGCTTGTTTGTAAATGGAAATAACGTGATTCGGCAAGTTCTCTGAACCCAAAGAACAGCTAAAATAACAAACGGGAAAACGCGTAAATAGCGTTTTCCCATTTGTTATAAACATGTTTAAAATTGCAATCAGTAGTTAACAGCCCTGCGCTCAAAATAAGCCTGGGGATGTTTGCAGGCCGGGCAAACCTTCGGGGCGGTTTTGCCCACATAAACATAACCGCAGTTGCGGCAGACCCATACGGTTTCTTCCGCGCACTGGAACACGAGGTTGTCTTTCAGGTTTGCGGTCAGTTTTGCGTAGCGTTCCTCGTGCGTCTTCTCGATGCCGGCAACCAGGCGCATCGTGGCGGCAATTTCCTTAAAGCCTTCCTCTTCCGCCGTGTCGGCGAAATTTTTGTACATGTCTGTCCATTCATAATGTTCC
This window contains:
- a CDS encoding helix-turn-helix domain-containing protein, which produces MAIILRLDRVMADRKISLKELSEKVGIANVNLSKMKTGKISAIRFSTLNAICRALDCQPGEILEYRRDD
- the rbr gene encoding rubrerythrin, whose translation is MELKGSKTEKNLLAAFAGESQARNKYTFYASQAKKEGYEQIAGIFEETANNEKEHAKLWFKCLNGGGIKPTADNLLDAAAGEHYEWTDMYKNFADTAEEEGFKEIAATMRLVAGIEKTHEERYAKLTANLKDNLVFQCAEETVWVCRNCGYVYVGKTAPKVCPACKHPQAYFERRAVNY